The Methanobacterium sp. BAmetb5 genome includes a region encoding these proteins:
- a CDS encoding U32 family peptidase, translating to MKNNIPELLAPAGSMESLKASVNAGADAVYLSGRRFGARQFAQNFSVKEMEYALEYAHIRGAKVYVTVNTLIKESELPAVSENLYQLYSQGVDAVIVQDLGVARLARKLVPDLDLHCSTQMTINNLQGAIWAVDNGFKRVILAREMSLSDIKEAAQELSGRIELEIFGHGAICYSYSGQCLLSSFIGGRSGNRGMCAQPCRKQYQLIQTKTDKYGKYQEGEEIPLKDHYLLSTRDLSIYPYLDQVARAQVNSIKIEGRMKPPEYVANVVKVYRGALDSIAAGKWKPDEKEISKLKMCFNRGLTKGWVMDASGESMMGRSNPGNRGLYLGKVIDFNKRSGETIIGLKSRVKPIKGDGLLFKQSRYQKVDKLWGTILESNPPVAGKDRLSLKLRKKVENGSKVFLTRRKSLVDAAQDMVNDPQLPDRIPLDIEVHWDEEMVPVIRVVASPIGRKTVKIDFKADFAMEKAIKRPLSTETIGKQLKKTGGTPFLVKNLSLDYPGGLFTPLGNLNHLRRQILEKIQDKLLEMYRPSGEEVQSVETRLNQLNVSFNSSLKAYPGSGEFDEESGRTDSNSEGKDSNIRGNGSSVEGNGSQPGKTIPSLDLAVYVDDLLSVEAALQSGCRRIYFQPQINTNCARKISDGLIGLEPGSDYFELMDSSLKEAALRCQEYDSVLIWKLPDITSKRFLEGAISILNHDTGKNISGVMVGSLGAFWALKDISSPRDCYGSRALNIWNHMAALELIREDGGSNCLTSITLSPELSQKELKQVVSRIRIEHSSILVEFLVQGNLEALVSEDCLPCVLPDKSMVEKFRGSSQNVFGIKDGKNRIFPLKIDEECRTHIANSVELCLIDYLPALNRSGVNSLVIDARGKPVDYLTRMISLYQEAVDLTRANTSKLGARLNSLKNQAKKVSNGGITTGNFLQVRDEGNK from the coding sequence ATGAAAAACAATATACCGGAACTTTTAGCCCCTGCCGGATCCATGGAATCCCTGAAAGCCAGTGTTAATGCTGGTGCTGATGCAGTTTATCTTTCGGGTAGAAGATTCGGTGCCCGGCAGTTTGCCCAGAATTTCAGTGTAAAAGAAATGGAATACGCCCTGGAATATGCCCATATACGTGGCGCGAAGGTTTATGTTACAGTGAACACCCTTATAAAGGAATCCGAACTCCCTGCGGTGAGTGAAAATCTTTACCAGCTCTACAGTCAGGGAGTGGATGCGGTGATTGTCCAGGATCTGGGTGTGGCCCGACTGGCCCGGAAACTTGTTCCCGACCTGGACCTGCACTGTTCCACCCAGATGACCATTAATAATCTCCAGGGTGCGATTTGGGCCGTAGATAATGGTTTTAAAAGGGTGATCCTTGCCCGGGAGATGTCCCTTAGCGATATTAAAGAGGCAGCCCAGGAACTGTCTGGAAGGATAGAACTGGAGATATTTGGCCACGGGGCTATATGTTACTCCTATTCTGGTCAGTGCCTTCTCTCATCTTTTATTGGAGGTAGAAGTGGTAATCGAGGTATGTGTGCCCAGCCCTGCCGTAAACAATACCAGTTAATCCAGACCAAGACAGATAAATATGGGAAATATCAGGAAGGAGAAGAGATTCCCCTGAAAGATCATTACCTCCTCTCCACCCGGGATCTTTCCATTTATCCCTATCTGGACCAGGTAGCCAGGGCCCAGGTAAATTCCATAAAAATCGAAGGACGTATGAAGCCCCCAGAATATGTGGCCAATGTGGTTAAGGTTTACCGTGGTGCACTCGACTCAATAGCTGCCGGAAAATGGAAACCAGATGAAAAGGAAATCTCTAAACTCAAAATGTGTTTCAACCGGGGACTGACCAAGGGTTGGGTTATGGATGCCTCCGGTGAGTCAATGATGGGGAGGAGTAATCCGGGTAACCGGGGATTGTACCTGGGAAAGGTGATTGATTTTAATAAAAGAAGTGGTGAAACCATCATTGGACTCAAAAGTAGGGTTAAACCCATAAAAGGTGATGGTTTACTCTTCAAACAATCAAGGTACCAAAAAGTAGACAAACTATGGGGAACTATTCTGGAAAGTAATCCTCCAGTTGCTGGAAAGGATAGGTTATCCCTAAAATTAAGGAAAAAAGTAGAAAATGGGAGCAAAGTCTTCCTAACTCGTAGAAAGTCTCTGGTTGATGCCGCCCAGGATATGGTTAATGATCCCCAGTTACCGGACAGAATCCCCCTGGACATTGAAGTTCATTGGGATGAAGAGATGGTCCCAGTTATCCGGGTAGTTGCATCCCCTATTGGTAGAAAAACTGTTAAAATTGATTTTAAAGCAGATTTTGCCATGGAAAAGGCTATTAAAAGGCCTTTGTCAACTGAGACAATTGGGAAACAGTTGAAAAAAACTGGTGGTACACCCTTCCTAGTCAAAAATCTATCTCTGGATTATCCGGGAGGTTTATTCACTCCCCTTGGTAATTTGAATCATTTAAGGAGACAGATCCTGGAAAAAATTCAGGATAAACTTCTGGAAATGTATCGACCCTCGGGGGAAGAAGTTCAAAGTGTGGAAACCCGTTTAAACCAACTCAATGTGTCTTTTAATTCCTCCTTGAAAGCTTACCCTGGATCCGGGGAATTTGATGAAGAAAGTGGGAGAACTGATTCAAATAGTGAGGGTAAAGATTCAAATATTAGGGGAAATGGTTCAAGTGTTGAGGGAAATGGTTCCCAACCAGGCAAAACTATTCCGTCACTAGATCTGGCGGTCTACGTTGACGATCTTCTTTCTGTGGAGGCTGCCCTCCAGTCCGGATGTCGCAGAATCTATTTCCAGCCCCAAATAAATACCAACTGTGCCCGAAAAATTTCGGATGGTTTAATCGGTTTAGAACCGGGCAGTGACTATTTTGAATTGATGGATTCCTCTTTAAAAGAAGCAGCTCTCCGTTGCCAGGAATATGATTCTGTTTTAATCTGGAAATTGCCAGATATTACCAGTAAAAGATTTTTAGAGGGTGCAATTAGTATCCTTAACCATGACACTGGAAAGAACATTTCCGGAGTGATGGTGGGGAGTTTAGGGGCATTCTGGGCTTTGAAGGATATTTCTTCCCCCCGGGACTGCTATGGTTCCCGTGCCCTGAATATCTGGAATCATATGGCGGCTTTGGAACTAATCCGTGAGGATGGTGGTTCAAACTGTTTAACTAGTATCACTTTATCCCCGGAGTTATCCCAGAAGGAGTTAAAACAGGTTGTTTCCAGAATACGAATTGAACACTCTTCTATACTAGTTGAATTCTTGGTTCAGGGTAATTTAGAGGCCCTTGTAAGTGAAGACTGTCTTCCCTGCGTACTTCCGGATAAAAGCATGGTGGAAAAATTTAGAGGCTCCTCTCAGAATGTGTTCGGAATAAAAGATGGTAAAAACCGGATTTTTCCCCTTAAAATTGATGAAGAATGCCGAACCCATATTGCAAATTCAGTGGAGCTGTGCCTAATTGATTACCTCCCTGCTCTTAACCGTAGCGGAGTAAATAGTCTGGTTATTGATGCCCGTGGCAAGCCAGTTGATTACCTAACTCGGATGATATCCTTGTACCAGGAAGCCGTGGATTTAACCCGGGCCAATACCTCTAAACTGGGAGCCAGATTAAATTCCCTTAAAAATCAGGCCAAAAAAGTATCCAACGGAGGAATTACCACTGGGAACTTCCTCCAGGTTAGGGATGAAGGGAATAAATAA
- a CDS encoding UbiA family prenyltransferase: MNPYLEILRPGNAIMAVIAIFLMAIISGKFTLEVLMAAVVVFLVTGAGNSINDYFDHKIDAINKPQRPIPSGRISLRGALIYSISLFAVGIIIAFAINLLLGIIALSSSLLMIYYARDLKTKCLIGNLSISFLTGLCFVFGGIAVEQIAVSIYLGFYAFLMTVAREIVKDMEDQEGDKEEGATTLPIVYGNRTSSLLAALFMIIASVTSPILYFMGVFSVFYLPVLFLAIVIFLYSAMSILKDQSMENSGKISKRIKLGMAITFVAFAVGSPFLWSLLY; this comes from the coding sequence ATGAATCCCTATTTAGAAATATTAAGACCTGGAAATGCAATAATGGCGGTTATTGCCATTTTTTTAATGGCAATCATTAGTGGTAAATTCACCTTAGAAGTATTAATGGCAGCAGTGGTAGTTTTCCTGGTTACCGGGGCAGGGAACAGTATAAATGACTATTTTGACCACAAGATCGATGCCATTAACAAACCACAACGCCCCATTCCTTCCGGGAGAATTTCCCTTAGAGGAGCATTAATATATTCAATTTCCCTATTTGCCGTGGGCATAATCATCGCCTTTGCCATAAACTTGCTTCTGGGAATTATCGCACTTTCCAGTTCCCTGTTAATGATCTACTATGCCCGGGACCTGAAAACAAAGTGTTTAATTGGAAACCTAAGTATTTCATTTTTAACCGGGTTATGTTTTGTTTTTGGAGGCATAGCAGTGGAACAAATAGCAGTTTCAATTTATCTTGGTTTTTATGCCTTTTTAATGACAGTGGCCCGGGAAATCGTCAAGGACATGGAAGACCAGGAGGGTGATAAAGAGGAAGGGGCTACCACTTTGCCCATAGTGTATGGTAACCGGACTTCCTCCCTATTAGCTGCCCTTTTCATGATAATTGCCAGTGTTACCAGTCCAATACTCTATTTTATGGGTGTTTTCAGTGTTTTTTATCTTCCAGTGCTCTTTTTGGCCATTGTAATCTTCCTGTACAGTGCGATGTCCATATTAAAGGACCAGTCCATGGAAAATAGTGGGAAAATATCCAAAAGAATCAAGTTAGGTATGGCCATCACCTTCGTGGCCTTTGCCGTGGGTTCGCCCTTCCTATGGTCTCTCTTATATTAA
- a CDS encoding SAM-dependent methyltransferase, giving the protein MLWPLAIGAAYSPSSMRVVRKMLDMAQVGDNDLVYDLGSGDGRIVIEAAQRYHALGVGVEADPLRVMWSWFRITRLGLKQQVKIIWGNLFHQDISRATVVVLFLWGRTNDKLKEKLQQELEPGTRIVSYVWKFKGWDPVKVDRKDRIYLYIVD; this is encoded by the coding sequence ATGCTCTGGCCACTGGCCATTGGTGCAGCCTACTCCCCTTCCTCCATGAGGGTGGTTCGCAAGATGTTGGACATGGCCCAAGTGGGTGACAACGACTTGGTCTATGATTTGGGCTCCGGGGATGGTCGGATAGTAATTGAAGCCGCCCAGAGATACCATGCACTGGGAGTGGGGGTGGAAGCTGATCCCCTGCGGGTGATGTGGTCCTGGTTTAGGATCACCCGGCTAGGACTCAAGCAGCAGGTGAAGATCATCTGGGGTAACCTTTTCCACCAGGATATAAGTAGGGCTACGGTGGTGGTTCTTTTCCTGTGGGGACGGACCAATGACAAATTGAAGGAGAAACTCCAGCAGGAGCTTGAACCCGGAACCCGGATTGTATCTTATGTCTGGAAGTTCAAAGGATGGGATCCAGTTAAAGTAGATAGAAAGGACCGGATCTACCTTTACATTGTTGATTAA
- a CDS encoding CDGSH iron-sulfur domain-containing protein produces MDKDKKEMKIKIVKNGPYIVSGGVPLYQQVIVTDDAGHTKDLLDEKQYPVKETYTLCRCGESKDKPYCDGTHVGTGFDGTETASRKPYLEKAEIFEGPELKLTDAHEFCDHSRFCLRSGGIRNLIEKSSDPEAKQTAIEEAMICPSGRLVLWDKKTGEPFEKEFEPSIVLVHDEQKKCQGPIWVRGKIPIESADGTLYEARNRVTLCRCGKSENKPYCDGSHWMTAQQKLKFRKKWGLDEE; encoded by the coding sequence ATGGATAAGGATAAAAAAGAAATGAAGATCAAAATCGTTAAAAACGGACCTTATATTGTCTCTGGTGGTGTGCCCCTTTACCAGCAGGTAATAGTCACGGATGATGCCGGCCACACCAAAGATCTGCTGGATGAAAAACAGTATCCGGTTAAAGAAACTTACACCCTGTGTCGATGTGGAGAATCCAAGGACAAACCATACTGTGATGGCACACACGTTGGCACGGGTTTCGATGGAACTGAAACTGCCAGCAGAAAACCCTACCTGGAGAAGGCGGAAATATTTGAAGGGCCCGAACTGAAATTAACCGATGCCCATGAATTCTGTGACCACTCCCGTTTTTGCCTCAGATCAGGAGGTATACGAAATTTAATTGAAAAATCCAGTGACCCGGAGGCAAAACAGACCGCCATTGAAGAAGCCATGATATGCCCCTCAGGGAGACTGGTTTTATGGGATAAAAAAACAGGCGAACCTTTTGAAAAGGAATTTGAACCCTCAATTGTCTTAGTCCACGATGAACAGAAGAAATGCCAGGGTCCAATATGGGTGAGAGGGAAAATACCCATAGAATCAGCTGATGGGACACTCTACGAAGCTCGTAACAGGGTTACTCTCTGTCGTTGTGGGAAATCAGAAAATAAACCCTACTGTGACGGTAGCCACTGGATGACTGCCCAGCAGAAATTAAAATTCAGGAAAAAATGGGGTTTGGATGAGGAATAA
- a CDS encoding type 1 glutamine amidotransferase family protein: MKTAYLLVFDGLSDWEPGLAIAEINKSKKYQVKTIGLNQNTVTTVGGVSIVPDYTIDEINYGDAALFLLPGGELLEKSPLTPLVPVVRRFRELEIPVAAICGPTVFLARHGFLETAQHTSNGKEYLQDLIGDYPGSDLYLNQPSVSDKGVITANGIASVEFARDILGELDIYDQETLKNWYDFFKNPWLED, translated from the coding sequence ATGAAAACTGCTTATTTACTGGTGTTTGATGGTTTGTCTGACTGGGAACCGGGCCTGGCAATTGCTGAAATAAATAAATCAAAAAAATATCAGGTTAAAACTATCGGTCTTAACCAGAATACGGTAACTACGGTGGGAGGAGTTTCCATAGTACCGGACTACACCATTGATGAGATAAATTATGGTGATGCTGCCCTTTTCCTATTACCCGGTGGGGAGTTACTGGAAAAAAGTCCATTAACCCCATTGGTGCCGGTGGTTAGAAGGTTCCGGGAACTGGAAATACCAGTGGCCGCTATATGTGGACCTACCGTTTTTCTAGCCCGCCATGGTTTTTTGGAAACTGCACAACATACCAGTAATGGAAAAGAGTACCTTCAGGATTTAATAGGAGATTATCCCGGCAGTGATTTATACCTTAACCAGCCATCTGTTTCTGATAAAGGGGTGATCACCGCAAACGGCATAGCTTCCGTGGAATTTGCCAGGGATATACTCGGTGAACTGGATATTTACGACCAGGAGACCCTGAAAAACTGGTACGACTTTTTCAAGAATCCCTGGCTGGAGGATTGA
- a CDS encoding DMT family transporter: MSRFWGYLSAIIVAMLFGVWYSLDKILLGYLHPLVLAAMVYTLASMFLLLIRISPLNSSLLEVIHRQSKVETHITGKNYVTLFLTAICGAVMAPALYLSGLDQITAVNAALLCNVEILFIIILGVLFLKETVKAKDILGFVFLLLGAIFLSTNNLQGISFQQNLGGSILVILACFFWSMDTTLTKFLSNKRDLFLLTGIKCGIGGLILVLISLFMGLSFNLPLNAVPLLLFVSLGCMSVSMLLIYIAIREIGSTRTGSIFSTSSLFGAIVAFLILEEPLGIFQLFFGLLMFAGILILYKEVNKD; this comes from the coding sequence ATGAGTCGTTTCTGGGGATATTTAAGTGCCATAATAGTGGCAATGCTATTTGGGGTTTGGTATTCCCTGGATAAAATATTACTGGGTTACCTGCATCCCCTGGTGCTGGCGGCAATGGTTTACACCCTGGCCAGTATGTTCCTGTTATTAATAAGAATTTCACCCCTAAATTCCTCCTTACTGGAGGTTATACACCGCCAAAGCAAGGTGGAAACTCATATCACCGGGAAAAACTATGTAACCCTCTTTTTGACCGCCATTTGTGGTGCAGTCATGGCCCCGGCCCTGTACTTAAGTGGTCTGGATCAGATTACCGCAGTGAATGCCGCCCTCTTATGCAATGTAGAAATACTGTTCATTATCATTCTGGGTGTACTCTTTTTAAAAGAGACAGTTAAAGCTAAAGACATACTTGGTTTTGTGTTTCTCTTATTAGGGGCTATATTTTTGAGCACCAATAATTTGCAGGGCATATCTTTCCAGCAGAACTTAGGGGGAAGCATCCTGGTTATTTTAGCCTGTTTCTTTTGGAGTATGGACACCACCCTAACCAAATTTCTGAGTAATAAAAGGGACCTGTTCTTACTCACGGGAATCAAATGTGGAATAGGGGGGCTGATTTTAGTGTTAATAAGTCTGTTTATGGGTTTGAGCTTCAACCTTCCTTTAAATGCAGTACCCCTACTTTTGTTTGTTAGTTTAGGGTGTATGAGTGTTTCCATGCTTTTAATCTATATCGCCATCCGTGAGATCGGATCCACCCGGACTGGTTCCATATTTTCCACCAGTTCATTATTCGGTGCAATTGTTGCCTTTTTAATCCTGGAAGAACCTTTAGGAATTTTCCAGTTATTCTTTGGCCTGTTGATGTTTGCCGGTATACTCATTTTGTATAAGGAGGTAAACAAAGATTAA
- a CDS encoding DedA family protein gives MFSEIINITESFIVANVSWAVFIGCILEQIIVPIPASLIVLSSTFLLLKGTSFSLAAVGTLLVKVVLPASLGITVGSFVYYTLAYKLGEPFIKRTSKYLGVSVEDVKEVEIKFKKSRYDDIFMFLARCFPVIPSIAINLFCGVIKYDLKKYIITTFLGSAVQIFGWGMLAWFSGNIYLALEDQVSFIGNLVTGIIMVVVIGFIVLKRREKKLKMEE, from the coding sequence ATGTTCTCTGAAATAATTAACATCACCGAATCCTTCATTGTGGCCAATGTATCCTGGGCAGTTTTCATAGGTTGCATATTGGAACAGATAATTGTGCCAATTCCTGCCAGCTTAATAGTTTTAAGCTCCACTTTCCTCCTGCTGAAGGGAACCAGTTTTTCACTGGCAGCGGTGGGAACTTTGCTGGTGAAGGTGGTCCTACCTGCTTCCCTGGGAATCACAGTGGGATCCTTTGTGTACTACACCCTGGCCTATAAACTGGGGGAACCCTTCATAAAACGGACCAGTAAGTACCTGGGAGTTTCAGTTGAAGATGTGAAAGAAGTGGAAATAAAATTCAAAAAGAGCCGTTATGATGATATTTTCATGTTCCTGGCTCGTTGTTTCCCGGTTATTCCCAGCATAGCCATCAACCTCTTCTGTGGTGTGATCAAGTATGACCTGAAAAAATACATCATCACCACCTTTCTGGGGTCAGCAGTGCAGATATTTGGTTGGGGAATGCTGGCCTGGTTCTCTGGAAATATCTACCTGGCCTTGGAGGATCAGGTATCATTTATAGGTAACTTAGTAACGGGAATTATAATGGTGGTGGTTATAGGTTTCATAGTACTTAAAAGACGAGAAAAAAAATTAAAAATGGAAGAATAA
- a CDS encoding DUF5518 domain-containing protein, with translation MIKEIIKWRTVIIGAVIILTSYIISDIISGVSLILPSFLLVGLVVGFIINETEKNGALNGVVLGVIGGIITNVILIVMMYLQGYGDFIVSIISTALIYLVLEIVVATVGGVFGSLLRIEFDKSEMEYEEVEE, from the coding sequence GTGATTAAAGAGATTATAAAATGGAGAACAGTGATAATTGGAGCAGTAATAATCTTAACATCCTACATAATTTCCGACATTATTTCCGGGGTAAGTTTAATATTACCGTCATTTTTACTGGTAGGGCTGGTAGTTGGTTTTATCATAAATGAAACTGAGAAGAATGGAGCCCTTAATGGGGTTGTTTTAGGGGTAATTGGTGGAATCATCACCAACGTCATCTTAATAGTGATGATGTACCTGCAGGGTTACGGTGACTTTATAGTCAGTATAATCAGCACCGCCCTGATCTACTTAGTACTGGAAATAGTGGTGGCCACTGTGGGAGGAGTGTTTGGTTCATTACTCCGGATTGAATTTGATAAAAGTGAAATGGAATACGAAGAAGTGGAAGAATAG
- a CDS encoding PRC-barrel domain-containing protein, producing the protein MKVSEFIGMKVIDIEARDVGKVEDLGVTIKESLVEQIFISIGSTFGKKYFAVRTDDIAAIGDYVQVKFDGETLKNMVKTDKLDDLAPKEQRFKSLEGKVVLTREGVEVGKIQDLVIDPEGSIIHNVVITMGGTLNRKHFHVSNNDISEIGDYMILKLSKEQIEEVAIS; encoded by the coding sequence ATGAAAGTCAGTGAATTTATTGGAATGAAAGTTATAGATATAGAAGCCAGAGACGTGGGAAAGGTAGAAGATCTGGGGGTTACTATAAAAGAGTCTTTAGTTGAACAGATTTTTATATCCATTGGTTCTACTTTTGGAAAAAAATATTTTGCAGTTAGAACGGATGATATAGCTGCAATAGGGGACTATGTTCAGGTTAAATTTGACGGTGAAACCCTGAAAAATATGGTTAAAACTGATAAACTGGATGATCTTGCACCCAAAGAACAGAGATTTAAAAGCCTGGAAGGAAAAGTAGTCCTTACCCGGGAGGGTGTAGAAGTCGGCAAGATTCAGGACCTGGTAATTGACCCCGAGGGGAGTATTATCCACAACGTGGTCATCACCATGGGAGGAACCTTAAACCGGAAGCATTTCCACGTATCCAACAATGATATCTCCGAAATTGGGGATTACATGATTTTGAAGCTTTCCAAAGAACAGATCGAGGAAGTGGCCATAAGTTAA
- a CDS encoding thymidylate kinase, with amino-acid sequence MRFIIIDGLDGSGKSTQAKLVQKKYLSMGESVILREHPSTDNPYGKKAKDALLGRGKVNKIKASLYYALDVIRSVRKYQGKSDNIIMVRYLMGVAYLPYPLAKLLYHLFTLFLPTSEYMFFLDLEPEESLGRMSKRDEEEMFENREDLIKVRKKALQLAKDWNIINTAGSVDSVKKDIEAILDELG; translated from the coding sequence ATGCGTTTTATTATCATTGACGGCTTAGACGGATCTGGGAAAAGTACCCAGGCCAAACTAGTGCAAAAAAAATACTTGTCCATGGGGGAAAGTGTTATACTGCGGGAACATCCCTCTACTGATAATCCTTACGGTAAAAAGGCAAAAGATGCACTTTTAGGTAGGGGGAAGGTTAATAAAATCAAAGCCTCCCTATATTATGCTCTGGATGTTATCCGCTCTGTCCGCAAGTACCAGGGTAAATCTGATAACATTATCATGGTCCGCTACCTCATGGGAGTGGCTTACCTACCCTACCCTCTAGCCAAACTCCTCTATCATCTGTTCACCCTGTTTTTACCCACCTCAGAGTACATGTTCTTCCTGGATCTGGAACCGGAAGAGTCCCTGGGGCGAATGTCAAAACGGGACGAAGAGGAAATGTTTGAAAATAGGGAAGACCTGATCAAGGTTAGAAAGAAGGCCCTGCAATTGGCTAAAGATTGGAACATAATTAACACCGCAGGAAGTGTTGACAGTGTTAAAAAGGATATCGAGGCCATTTTAGATGAATTGGGTTAA
- a CDS encoding diacylglycerol/polyprenol kinase family protein → MDSGDIIGLILVYAYVILLLVISEKVLKKYPNFSRKFLHIMVGNVLFILPFFQSRWVMALLAAAPFILLTFLISPNSPLKIKDRISGSGHGLGLVYYAISWTVLALLFFDQPWIIAVGIAAMSYGDGMASLIGMKYGKIKYNLTGDNKSLEGSLTMFIVLICMLWVVLMYYAVPVQPMVIVSVALVATILEGITPKGLDNITACFSAVITYLILTI, encoded by the coding sequence ATGGATAGTGGCGACATCATTGGTTTAATACTGGTTTATGCATATGTGATACTTTTATTGGTAATTTCCGAGAAAGTGCTCAAGAAATATCCCAATTTCAGTAGAAAGTTCCTGCATATCATGGTAGGAAACGTTTTATTTATATTACCCTTCTTCCAATCCCGGTGGGTTATGGCTTTATTAGCGGCTGCACCTTTTATTCTTTTAACTTTTTTAATCAGCCCCAATTCTCCCCTGAAAATAAAAGACCGGATATCGGGTTCGGGGCATGGTCTGGGTCTGGTTTATTACGCCATCTCCTGGACTGTTCTGGCACTTCTGTTCTTTGATCAACCCTGGATCATAGCCGTGGGTATAGCTGCCATGTCTTACGGGGATGGAATGGCCTCATTGATTGGTATGAAGTATGGTAAAATAAAATATAACCTAACCGGAGACAATAAAAGCTTAGAAGGTTCCTTGACCATGTTTATTGTCCTTATATGTATGTTGTGGGTGGTTTTAATGTACTATGCCGTGCCGGTCCAGCCCATGGTAATTGTGAGTGTGGCCCTGGTTGCCACCATACTGGAAGGAATAACACCCAAAGGCCTGGATAACATCACCGCATGTTTTTCTGCGGTTATAACCTATCTAATACTAACCATCTAA
- the tmk gene encoding dTMP kinase codes for MYICLEGIDGAGKSTQMERLAQWIENCGLTVTRIREPTDSPVGLLIREMLQSPQAQDEGFQRTLALLFAADRTLLMDTISKEKETGRIVLSDRSFYSSLAYQNGEEWIAQINQYALEPDLVILLDLETEKAIARCEGTDKFEEASFLETVRQRYLKLAQEHGFMVVNANNGVNKVHEDIKRIVAPKLGMCI; via the coding sequence ATGTACATCTGTTTGGAAGGAATTGATGGTGCTGGAAAATCCACGCAAATGGAGAGACTGGCCCAGTGGATTGAAAACTGTGGATTAACTGTAACTCGCATTAGAGAACCCACAGATTCACCAGTGGGTCTACTTATCCGGGAAATGCTTCAAAGCCCCCAGGCACAGGATGAAGGATTTCAAAGGACATTAGCACTACTATTTGCCGCGGACCGGACTCTTCTCATGGATACCATCAGCAAGGAGAAGGAAACTGGACGTATTGTTCTCAGTGACCGTTCATTCTACTCCAGTCTGGCCTACCAGAATGGGGAAGAATGGATAGCCCAGATAAATCAGTATGCCCTGGAACCAGACCTGGTCATACTCCTGGATCTGGAAACAGAAAAAGCCATTGCCCGCTGTGAGGGTACGGATAAATTTGAGGAGGCAAGTTTCCTGGAAACTGTTCGCCAGAGATATCTTAAACTGGCTCAAGAGCATGGTTTCATGGTAGTCAATGCCAATAACGGTGTAAATAAGGTACATGAAGATATAAAACGAATAGTAGCTCCTAAATTGGGAATGTGTATCTGA